In Spirosoma aureum, a single genomic region encodes these proteins:
- a CDS encoding PD-(D/E)XK nuclease-like domain-containing protein, translating to MISQQLITIPQPLLSPGDDYRALMRVSNSDLTRLKEEHLGYWSVPSARFIPEKTKVFGRAFHQHLLEPETVGTVLEQFLPDMVDHDTLGPAQTEQLNTLMRTIKQDTFCRRYLRQSERERVVLFTEPTTGVACKARLDMVYTSPKRRNALVIDIKTTSARTQSQFLESCYTYDYDRQAAFYIDSLRYADARHSELAEWASTRQFRFVFIGVMKQRPHRLFAVDATSIPGFMDYGRKKYRFWLRKWREEQSVATTSQLSTGNGSPAQMLLKTA from the coding sequence ATGATTTCTCAACAGCTAATCACCATACCACAGCCGCTCCTTAGCCCCGGCGACGATTATCGCGCTCTGATGCGCGTATCGAATTCCGATTTGACTCGACTCAAAGAAGAGCATCTGGGCTATTGGTCGGTTCCGTCGGCGCGGTTTATCCCCGAAAAGACGAAAGTGTTTGGACGTGCCTTTCACCAGCACCTGCTGGAACCCGAAACGGTCGGCACAGTACTGGAGCAATTTCTACCCGATATGGTCGACCATGATACGCTGGGGCCAGCGCAAACGGAGCAGCTAAATACCCTGATGCGTACCATTAAACAGGATACGTTCTGTCGGCGTTACCTGCGGCAATCGGAGCGGGAACGGGTGGTACTTTTTACGGAACCTACAACCGGTGTTGCCTGCAAAGCAAGGCTGGATATGGTTTATACAAGTCCAAAACGCCGGAATGCGCTGGTTATCGATATAAAAACAACATCGGCGCGCACGCAATCGCAGTTTCTGGAATCGTGCTATACCTACGATTATGACCGACAGGCGGCTTTTTATATCGACAGCCTCCGCTATGCCGACGCTCGTCATAGCGAATTGGCCGAATGGGCCTCGACCCGTCAATTTCGGTTTGTGTTCATAGGGGTGATGAAGCAACGCCCTCACCGGCTTTTTGCCGTCGATGCCACGTCGATACCTGGCTTTATGGACTACGGCCGAAAAAAATACCGCTTTTGGCTGCGCAAATGGCGCGAAGAACAATCTGTTGCAACTACTAGCCAGTTGTCGACCGGCAACGGATCTCCGGCACAGATGCTTTTAAAAACGGCCTGA
- the galU gene encoding UTP--glucose-1-phosphate uridylyltransferase GalU, producing MIKKAVIPAAGLGTRFLPATKAQPKEMLPIIDRPTIQYVVQEAVDSGIEDILIITGKGKRAIEDHFDRNFELETRLEEKEDQLLLDEMRRLSDMANLHYVRQRELNGLGDAIRYAKHHVGNEPFAVLLGDTIMDSVIPVTQQLIDTYAQYGGSVIAVEEVPHDKVNRYGIVGGKPLNNRILELTTLVEKPAINEAPSNLAIAGRYVLTPEIFTMLEQTPVGKNNEIQLTDALLLLLKRENLYAHRIEGKRHDIGNKLDFLKTTVEFALKRPEFADKFRAFLKEIVGND from the coding sequence ATGATAAAGAAAGCCGTTATCCCCGCTGCCGGACTTGGAACCCGGTTTCTACCTGCCACCAAGGCTCAACCTAAAGAAATGCTGCCGATCATCGACCGACCTACGATTCAGTATGTTGTTCAGGAGGCTGTCGATTCGGGTATCGAAGATATTCTGATTATTACCGGGAAAGGTAAACGCGCCATTGAAGACCATTTCGATCGCAACTTTGAACTCGAAACCCGGCTTGAAGAAAAAGAAGATCAGTTGCTTCTGGACGAGATGCGCCGGTTGTCGGACATGGCCAATCTCCATTACGTTCGTCAGCGTGAACTGAATGGCCTTGGTGATGCCATTCGGTATGCCAAGCATCATGTGGGTAACGAACCCTTTGCTGTTCTCCTGGGCGACACCATCATGGACTCGGTGATTCCGGTTACGCAGCAATTGATCGATACGTATGCGCAATATGGCGGATCGGTAATTGCCGTTGAAGAAGTGCCCCACGATAAGGTTAATCGCTATGGAATTGTTGGCGGCAAACCGTTGAATAACAGGATTCTGGAACTGACAACGCTCGTAGAAAAACCAGCTATTAATGAAGCGCCATCGAACCTGGCCATTGCCGGCCGTTATGTACTGACACCGGAGATTTTTACCATGCTGGAGCAGACACCAGTTGGAAAAAATAACGAAATTCAACTGACCGATGCGCTTCTATTGTTGCTTAAACGCGAGAATCTCTATGCGCATCGGATCGAAGGAAAACGCCACGACATTGGCAACAAGCTTGATTTTCTGAAAACAACCGTTGAGTTTGCGCTTAAACGGCCAGAGTTCGCCGATAAGTTTCGGGCATTTCTGAAGGAGATTGTTGGTAACGATTGA
- a CDS encoding 3-keto-disaccharide hydrolase, with protein MNYLRLSAGLLALALTFNIQAENLPGKGKWETLFDGKDLKGWHTYLKSGQPVSDKWGIDDGAIHLKAGGAGDLVTDKEYGDFELEIEWKIAEGGNSGIIFHVHEDPQFKATYQTGPEMQVLDNERHPDAKQGRDGNRTAGSLYDLQKPVTPGAAKPAGEWNKARLVIHNGKAEQYLNGKKTAEYPTSGPEWDKMVSESKFKGWPGFGKYSTGHIALQDHGNKVWYRNIRIREL; from the coding sequence ATGAACTACCTGCGCTTATCTGCGGGCCTGCTGGCCCTCGCGCTAACCTTTAACATACAGGCCGAAAATCTTCCGGGAAAGGGGAAGTGGGAGACGCTTTTTGATGGCAAGGATCTTAAAGGATGGCATACATACCTTAAATCAGGTCAGCCTGTTTCCGACAAGTGGGGTATTGACGATGGTGCTATTCACCTGAAAGCAGGAGGTGCCGGAGATCTTGTAACGGACAAAGAATACGGCGATTTTGAACTGGAAATAGAGTGGAAAATTGCCGAAGGCGGCAACAGTGGCATTATTTTCCACGTTCATGAAGATCCTCAGTTTAAGGCTACCTACCAGACTGGTCCTGAAATGCAGGTTCTGGATAACGAACGTCATCCAGATGCCAAACAAGGGCGCGACGGCAACCGGACGGCGGGGTCGCTTTATGACCTCCAGAAACCAGTTACGCCTGGTGCTGCCAAACCTGCTGGCGAGTGGAACAAAGCCCGACTGGTTATTCATAACGGGAAAGCCGAACAATATCTAAACGGTAAAAAAACAGCCGAATACCCCACCAGCGGCCCGGAATGGGACAAAATGGTATCGGAAAGCAAGTTTAAAGGATGGCCGGGCTTTGGTAAATATTCTACCGGCCACATTGCCTTACAGGACCACGGCAACAAGGTTTGGTACCGCAACATCCGGATTCGCGAATTATAA
- a CDS encoding mevalonate kinase family protein, with amino-acid sequence MLIETRAYARAGLLGNPSDGFFGKTIAITVRNFGASVTLYPSPELTIEAQPQDTNVFRSLHHLRDAVSTLGYHGGVPLLKAAIKKFAEYCESEQIRLPNQNFSIRYSTSIPRQVGLSGSSAIIVATFRALMQFYNVEIPLPILPNLVLATEADELGITAGLQDRVIQCYEGCVYMDFDRETMERQGHGQYEPIDPHQLPKLYIAYNTDLGKQSGRVHNDVRSRWLKGEPLVVETMSSIADVARQGREALLGQDIKSLNELVNRNFDLRAQIYTISDSNRSLIETARACGASASFTGSGGSIIGLYRDDAMLNRLFIELRKVNARVIKPYVV; translated from the coding sequence TTGCTTATCGAAACCCGTGCCTATGCCCGGGCGGGCCTGCTTGGCAACCCGTCTGATGGCTTTTTTGGCAAAACCATTGCCATTACCGTTCGCAACTTCGGTGCGTCCGTAACGCTTTATCCATCGCCGGAGCTGACTATTGAAGCGCAACCGCAGGATACAAACGTTTTCCGGAGCCTTCATCACCTGCGCGATGCCGTTAGTACGCTCGGCTATCATGGCGGTGTTCCTCTGTTGAAAGCAGCCATCAAAAAATTCGCTGAATATTGCGAAAGCGAACAGATCCGGTTGCCGAATCAGAATTTTTCGATTCGCTACAGCACATCTATTCCACGACAGGTTGGGCTTTCTGGCTCCAGCGCGATTATCGTCGCTACGTTTCGGGCGTTGATGCAGTTCTATAATGTCGAGATTCCGTTGCCGATTCTGCCTAATCTGGTACTAGCAACTGAGGCCGACGAACTGGGCATCACGGCTGGCTTGCAGGATCGTGTTATTCAGTGTTATGAGGGTTGTGTTTACATGGATTTTGACCGGGAAACGATGGAGCGCCAGGGCCACGGTCAATACGAACCGATCGATCCACACCAACTGCCTAAGCTGTACATCGCCTACAATACCGATCTCGGTAAACAATCGGGACGGGTCCATAACGATGTGCGGTCGCGTTGGTTGAAAGGAGAGCCTCTTGTCGTCGAAACGATGAGCTCGATTGCCGATGTTGCCCGCCAGGGCCGGGAAGCCTTACTTGGGCAGGATATCAAATCATTAAACGAGCTGGTCAACCGTAACTTCGACCTGCGCGCTCAGATTTATACGATCAGCGACAGCAACCGGAGCCTGATCGAAACGGCACGTGCCTGCGGAGCTTCAGCGTCTTTTACCGGTTCGGGTGGTTCAATTATTGGCCTCTACCGCGACGATGCCATGCTCAACCGGCTCTTTATCGAACTCAGAAAAGTGAATGCCCGCGTTATAAAGCCTTATGTAGTTTAA
- a CDS encoding helix-turn-helix transcriptional regulator, whose amino-acid sequence MTIHLRLQQLIDTLDISVLEFARQLGEHRGEKVYHILHGRLKPRFDTLEKILVAYPQVNGDWLLRGEGMMFKALNSPSAAITTEERLRNVEFLLFQLNERMALLQQTNDQLMAELLTLKSQSIAGFKTNQ is encoded by the coding sequence ATGACTATCCATCTTCGTTTGCAGCAGCTGATCGATACGCTTGATATCAGTGTACTTGAATTTGCCCGGCAGTTGGGCGAGCATCGGGGCGAAAAAGTTTATCATATTTTGCATGGCCGCCTGAAACCACGCTTCGATACGCTCGAAAAAATTCTGGTAGCCTACCCTCAGGTTAATGGCGACTGGCTATTGAGGGGAGAAGGCATGATGTTTAAAGCCCTTAATTCACCATCGGCTGCCATTACAACCGAAGAGCGATTGAGAAACGTGGAGTTTTTACTTTTTCAGCTTAATGAACGCATGGCGTTACTGCAGCAGACAAACGACCAATTAATGGCCGAACTATTGACTCTAAAAAGCCAGTCGATAGCCGGGTTTAAAACAAACCAATAG